A single window of Plasmodium reichenowi strain SY57 chromosome 14, whole genome shotgun sequence DNA harbors:
- a CDS encoding plasmepsin IV gives MALTVKEEEFSNTLIKNASAFDRLKLGNLKNLKIQKKLQFLYLILFVLITGVFFFFLIGNFYSHRKLYQVIKNTKHTTIGFKIDRPHDKVLSHVLKNKLSTYVRESFKFFKSGYTQKGYLGSDNDSIELDDVANLMFYGEGQIGTNKQPFMFIFDTGSANLWVPSVNCDSIGCSTKHLYDASASKSYEKDGTKVEISYGSGTVRGYFSKDVISLGDLSLPYKFIEVTDADDLEPIYSGSEFDGILGLGWKDLSIGSIDPVVVELKKQNKIDNALFTFYLPVHDKHVGYLTIGGIENDFYEGPLTYEKLNHDLYWQIDLDIHFGKYVMQKANAVVDSGTSTITAPTSFLNKFFRDMNVIKVPFLPLYVTTCDNNDLPTLEFHSRNNKYTLEPEFYMDPLSDIDPALCMLYILPVDIDENTFILGDPFMRKYFTVFDYEKESVG, from the coding sequence ATGGCTCTTACCGTTAAAGAAGAAGAATTTTCGAATACATTGATTAAAAATGCTTCAGCATTTGATCGATTGAAATTAGGTAATTTGAAGAACTTGAAAATCCAGAAAAAGCTTCagtttttatatttaatattgtTTGTGCTTATTACGGGTgtgtttttcttttttttgattGGAAATTTTTATTCACATCGCAAGTTGTATCAAGTTATTAAAAACACAAAGCACACAACTATAGGATTTAAAATTGATAGACCACATGATAAGGTTTTGAGCCATGtattgaaaaataaattaagCACTTATGTAAGAGAGAGCttcaaattttttaaatcgGGTTATACACAAAAAGGATATTTAGGAAGCGATAATGACAGTATTGAATTAGATGATGTTGCTAATTTAATGTTTTATGGTGAAGGACAAATTGGAACTAATAAACAACcatttatgtttattttcGATACTGGTTCAGCTAATTTATGGGTTCCAAGTGTAAATTGTGATTCCATTGGATGCAGTACTAAACATCTTTATGATGCATCTGCATCTAAATCATATGAAAAAGATGGCACAAAGGTAGAAATATCTTACGGTTCTGGAACTGTTAGAGGATACTTTAGTAAAGATGTAATAAGCCTTGGAGATTTATCATTACCATACAAATTTATTGAAGTTACTGATGCAGATGATTTAGAACCTATATATAGTGGTTCCGAATTTGATGGTATCCTAGGTTTAGGATGGAAAGATTTATCCATTGGTTCTATTGATCCTGTTGTTGTTGAATTAAAGaaacaaaacaaaatcGACAATGctttatttacattttatttaccTGTTCATGATAAACACGTTGGTTACTTAACTATAGGTGGAATCGAAAATGATTTTTATGAAGGACCATTAActtatgaaaaattaaatcaTGATTTATATTGGCAAATAGATTTAGATATACACTTTGGTAAATATGTCATGCAAAAAGCAAATGCAGTTGTTGATAGTGGTACAAGTACTATAACAGCACCAACCAGTTTTCTTAATAAATTCTTTAGAGATATGAATGTTATTAAAGTACCATTCTTACCATTATATGTAACTACATGTGATAACAATGATTTACCAACACTTGAATTCCATTcaagaaataataaatacacCTTAGAACCTGAATTCTATATGGATCCATTATCAGATATTGATCCAGCTCTATGTATGCTCTACATATTGCCTGTTGATATTGATgaaaatacatttattttagGAGATCCATTTATGAGAAAATATTTCACCGTTTTTGattatgaaaaagaaagtGTTGGTTT